From Xanthomonas sp. 10-10:
GCGTAAACGTCGGGGCGGCGGTCTGTGCGCGCACATCATGCGAGCGGCCGGCCATGGCAGCATCGCGTGCAGGCGCTGTATTGCGAGCATGCGCGCGTGCAGCAGGTGACGCGGCGCTGGAGACCGCAGCACGCTGCGCACGCGTCGGTATCGCTGCATCGTCCTTGCGCGATGCAGGTGTCAGCCCGCCGACCTGACGGCGCAGCAGGCGCAGACGTTCCGCACTGACGCCCGAGGCGCTGCCAGGTGCAGGCGGTGCCTGGTCCTGCGTTGGCGGCGTCGCAATGTCGGCAGCCACGTGCGCACCGCTTGCATGCGTACCGCCTGAGATAGCGCCAACCGTCGCTGTCTCAACGGCTGCTCGCCTGAGCAATGCCGGCTGCGTCTGTGGCGCAGACGGCTTGGTCGCGCGCTCGCTCGCCCATGCCGGCGCCACAGCGTTCACGTCGCTCTGCGTGATCGTCGGCGTAGCAACGCGCAAGGCTTCAACACGGCGCGCTGCGTCCGCCTGACCTGGCTCATCCGACAACCGCAAGGCCGGCGTATATGCGGGCACATCGGCCGCAGCAGAGGTTGCGGCCGCTGGCACCATCGGCGCAGACGATGTGCCCGGCCTGGCTGCATCAACAGCTGTCTGCGGCATCTCACGCACAAGTGCGGCGTCGGCATCGTTCGCACGCGCCGCTGCTGCCCCTTGCAGTGCATCGCTGTCAGCAACCACCGCGGGCGCAGGCACATCCGCATGCCCCGCCTGCCGACGCAGCAAGCGCAGGCGCTCTGCACTCACGCTCATGCAAGCACGTCCAGCGCCAGGTCGTCGTCCACCTGGGTGGCATGGCGTAGCGGCGCATCGGCATCGAACAACAGCGCCAGTACCGTCAACGCCAGCGACTTGGGCGACTCGCCCTTACCTTCCTCGTGCGCGGCCAGCACCGGGCCCACGCAGGCCGGGCAGCCGGCGCTGCAATCGCACCGCCGCACCAGTTCGTCGGCGCGCTGCAGCAGCTCGGCCTGACGCAGCCACAGCGGCTCGCTCAGGCCCACCCCGCCGGGGAAGTTGTCGTACAGATACACCGTGGGCACGAAGGCCTGCTGCAGTTCCACCGCGTCGTGCTCGCCTTCCTCCACGCCGCGCAGTTGTCCACGCCCGGTCTGGTCGGCCACCGCAAACCATGCGCCGTCGCCATTGCCCACTGCCTTTTGCAGGTCGCGCGCGTCGGCCATCACTGCCACCGTGGCCACCACGTGCAGCGCATAGGCGGCACCTAAAAATCCATCCAGCGCATCCTGCTTGGACGCGAACGCCTTGCCCAGGGTGGCCTGCGGCAGCTGCCACCACACCGCAGTGGTGTGCAGTTCCTGGTCGGGCAGGTTGACCGGGCCGTAGCCGATGTTCTCGTGCGTGTAGTAGCGGATCTTCTTGTAGCCGGACACGCGCCGCACCACGTGCACCTCGCCATGGTGCGAATCGCCGCGCCCGGCCACGCCGCCATCGAAGCGGTCCAGCACCTTCAACTTGGTGTAGTCGATGCTGTCGGTGTAGTAGTCCACGTGGGTGTGCGTGACATAGGCCTTGCGGCCTTCCCAATCCAGCCGCTCCACCTGGTACGGGGTGCTCTGCACCATGTGGATGGCGCCTTCGTACAAGGTCAGTGCAGCGGCCGAGTAATCCACCTCGGCAATGATCTGCTGTTTGCCGTCGCTCTTGTCCACCACCACGAAGTTGCCGTCGGCCACCGAGCGCAGGCTCACTGCGTTGGCCGGGTAGCTGTCGGCGATCCATTCCCAGCGGTCGCCTTCCTGGTGGATCACTTCGCTCTCGGCCAAGGCTTCCAGGAACACCAGCGGGTCGATCGGCCCGAACGGCTCGCTGGCAATGAACGGCAATTCGAACGCCGCGCAGCGGATGTGGTCGAACAGGATCAGCGGCTGGTCCGGCGCGATGCGCGCATGCTCGGGCGAGGCATCGGCAAAGAAATCCGGATGCCGCACCACGTACTGGTCCAGCGGCTGCGAACTGGCCACCAGCACGCCCAGCGCCGGTTGCTGGCGGCGCCCGGCGCGGCCGAAGCGCTGCCAGGTCGCCGCCACGCTGCCGGGGTAACCGTTGAGGATCACCACATCCAGCGCGCCGATATCCACGCCCAGTTCCAATGCCGAAGTGGACACGATGCCGTCGATATTGCCGGCGCGCATCGCGCGCTCCACCTCGCGCCGCTCGGTGGGCAGGTAGCCGCCGCGGTAGGCACGGATCCGTGGCGGCTTGCGCGGGTCGTGGTCGAAGATGTCCTTCAGGTATTTGGTCAGCACTTCCACCATCAGGCGCGTCTGCGCAAACACCAGCGTCTTCAGGCCGGACTTGATCGCGATGCGCGCAATGCGGTTGCTCTGCGAGCGTGCGGAGGCGCGCAGGCCGAGATCGGCATTGACCACCGGCGGGTTCCACAGCAACACGTGCTTGTCGCCGGTTGGCGCGCCGGACTCGGTGATCGCATGCACCTGTTCCTCGATCAAGGCCTGCGCGTGCGCATGCGGGTTGCCGATGGTGGCCGAGCACAGGATGAACTGCGGGTTGGCACCATAGAACGCGCAGATGCGCTTGAGCCGGCGCAGCACGTTGGTGACGTGGCTGCCGAACACGCCGCGATAAGTGTGGATCTCGTCGATCACCACGTAGCGCAGGTTTTCGAAGAACTGCGCCCACTTGGTGTGATGCGGCAGGATCGCCTGGTGCAGCATGTCCGGGTTGCTCACCACGATGTCGCCATGCAGGCGGATCGCCTGGCGCGCATCGCCGGGCGTGTCGCCGTCGAAGGTGAAGGCCTTCACCCCCAGCTCGCCGGCGCGGTTCAATTCCAGCAACTCGGCCACCTGGTCCTGCGCCAACGCCTTGGTCGGGAACAGGTACAGCGCCTTGGCGCCGGAGCTCATCGCCGCGCTCACCACCGGCAGCGTGTAGCACAGCGACTTGCCCGAGGCGGTGGGCGTCACGATCGCTACATGCTCGCCGCGCTGAGTGGCCGCCCAGGCGTCGGCTTGGTGGCTGTAAAGCTGGCTGATGCCGCGCGCGCGCAAGGCATCGGCCAGCGCGGCCGGCACATCGGCGGGAATCGGCGCATAGCGGCCGTCGCGGCCGGGCAGGGTGAAGCTGCCGGTGATGCGGTCGTGGTAACGCCGTTCCAGGCGTTCGGTGAGCAGTGCGCCATCGCGGCTGGGCCGGCCATCGGTGGTGGCCAGCGCGCGTTCGGCGGTTTCGGTGCGGGGAGCGAGGGCAAACGGAGGCATACGGCGGCTCCCAAAGAGGGGCATGAGACAGGGGAGGTGTCTCAGGGTATGAGACCGGGGCCAAACCGGCGAGCCTGTGTCACTGAGCGGATTCAGCAAGCCGGGTATTCTGTTGCCCCCGCCGCGTCATCGTTGCCCTGCACGGCGTGGGCTCCCCCACCTTGAAGAACCGCCGTGCCCGTTCCCCCCAGTGTCACCGCTCCACACTACAAGACCCCCGCTGCCCGCCGTGCCGACGTGATCGTGCATGCCGCCGGCCTGTTCCTTGCCATCGTCGGTGGCGCCTGGATGGTGTGGCGTGCCCACGCCAACCAGACCATGTTGCTGGCCACCTGCGTGTATGCGCTGGGCCTGTTGACCATGTTCGCCTGCTCGGCGGCCTACAACTTCGCCCCGCCGCTGCGCCAACCGATGCTGCGCAAGTTCGACCATGCCGGCATCTTCGTGATGATCGCCGGCTCGTACACGCCGTTTTTTCTGGTCGCGCTCGATGGCAGCTGGCGCTGGGCCATGATCCTGACCGTCTGGAGCGTGGCGCTGTTCGGCGTGTTCGCCAAACTGTGCCTGCCCGGTATCGCCAAGGGCTTCTGGGTGGCGATCTACCTGCTGCTGGGTTGGGCCGGGATCGTGGTGGTCAACCAGATGATCGCCGGCCTGGACAGCGCGGTGCTGTGGCTCATCGTCGCCGGCGGCGCGTTCTACACGGTGGGCGTGACCTTCTACGTGCGCAAATCCATGGTCTACAACCGCGCCATCTGGCACGCCCACGTGCTGGGCGGCGCGCTGTCGCACTGGTATGCCATTTGGCTGTGCCTGCGGCCGGTGGTAGTTAACTGACGGCTGGTGTGAACTGCTGCTATTAAGTGCATTTTATAAGCGTATTCTACAAATAAAAATGGCAAAATTTAAAATGCAACCCCGAAACCGGGCCCCTCAAATTTTTGAGGAAAATAAACTGGTTTATACGCGACGGTGAGCAGTGTGATAAATATATCTTGGGTAGTGGAGAAGGGGGTGTATGGTCGAATTTTGGTTGAAGCAAATAAAAATTAAATTTTATTATGCTTGCCGAATGGGCTTCTATTTCTCAGAGCGGGGGGCAATGCAAAAGGTTGCTATGTGACCGGAGTGACCTAAATGGGTGAAAGTAAGGGAATTATCGCCGAAGGGCTAATGGGGAATGTTATGAATAAGCTAGTAAACATATTAGTAGCGTTTGTAATGATTTTTGCGTTAACATATTCGAAAGAAGCTTTCGCCCAACTTCAAATATGCACTAATAGTGCCGTGCCAGAAGGATACGTAAAAACTGCATTGCAGCGCGCTTCGAACTGTGGCTCAGGTCTGGCATGGGCAGTGGAATCACCGAGCGAAGGGAAGTTGATCTGCCGTAGCTCAAAGATACCTGATCCTTATGTAATTACTCCTTATGGAGACAACAATACGACGGTTTGTGGCGAGTCACGAGTACGTATCAATGCCGCCCGTAACAACATCACGATATGCTCTGACTCACCTATAGCTAAGAACTACGTGATAACAAACGTAA
This genomic window contains:
- a CDS encoding DEAD/DEAH box helicase → MPPFALAPRTETAERALATTDGRPSRDGALLTERLERRYHDRITGSFTLPGRDGRYAPIPADVPAALADALRARGISQLYSHQADAWAATQRGEHVAIVTPTASGKSLCYTLPVVSAAMSSGAKALYLFPTKALAQDQVAELLELNRAGELGVKAFTFDGDTPGDARQAIRLHGDIVVSNPDMLHQAILPHHTKWAQFFENLRYVVIDEIHTYRGVFGSHVTNVLRRLKRICAFYGANPQFILCSATIGNPHAHAQALIEEQVHAITESGAPTGDKHVLLWNPPVVNADLGLRASARSQSNRIARIAIKSGLKTLVFAQTRLMVEVLTKYLKDIFDHDPRKPPRIRAYRGGYLPTERREVERAMRAGNIDGIVSTSALELGVDIGALDVVILNGYPGSVAATWQRFGRAGRRQQPALGVLVASSQPLDQYVVRHPDFFADASPEHARIAPDQPLILFDHIRCAAFELPFIASEPFGPIDPLVFLEALAESEVIHQEGDRWEWIADSYPANAVSLRSVADGNFVVVDKSDGKQQIIAEVDYSAAALTLYEGAIHMVQSTPYQVERLDWEGRKAYVTHTHVDYYTDSIDYTKLKVLDRFDGGVAGRGDSHHGEVHVVRRVSGYKKIRYYTHENIGYGPVNLPDQELHTTAVWWQLPQATLGKAFASKQDALDGFLGAAYALHVVATVAVMADARDLQKAVGNGDGAWFAVADQTGRGQLRGVEEGEHDAVELQQAFVPTVYLYDNFPGGVGLSEPLWLRQAELLQRADELVRRCDCSAGCPACVGPVLAAHEEGKGESPKSLALTVLALLFDADAPLRHATQVDDDLALDVLA
- a CDS encoding hemolysin III family protein, which encodes MPVPPSVTAPHYKTPAARRADVIVHAAGLFLAIVGGAWMVWRAHANQTMLLATCVYALGLLTMFACSAAYNFAPPLRQPMLRKFDHAGIFVMIAGSYTPFFLVALDGSWRWAMILTVWSVALFGVFAKLCLPGIAKGFWVAIYLLLGWAGIVVVNQMIAGLDSAVLWLIVAGGAFYTVGVTFYVRKSMVYNRAIWHAHVLGGALSHWYAIWLCLRPVVVN